A region of Streptomyces cinnamoneus DNA encodes the following proteins:
- a CDS encoding DUF1003 domain-containing protein: protein MGAAERAEHRSEARERERERAHTPPRVRLDLPRPQRRTWLPEYDPEAFGRTSERIARFLGTGRFIVWMTVVIILWVVWNTSAPGHLRFDNYPFIFLTLMLSLQASYAAPLILLAQNRQDDRDRVNLEQDRKQNERSIADTEYLTREIAGLRMGLGEVATRDWIRSEFQELVKELEERRVFPEESEERDR from the coding sequence ATGGGCGCCGCTGAGCGCGCGGAGCACCGCAGCGAGGCGCGGGAGCGTGAGCGTGAGCGGGCGCACACGCCCCCGCGGGTGCGCCTGGACCTGCCCCGCCCACAGCGGCGGACCTGGCTGCCGGAGTACGACCCGGAGGCGTTCGGCCGCACCTCGGAGCGGATCGCCCGCTTCCTGGGCACCGGCCGGTTCATCGTCTGGATGACCGTCGTCATCATCCTGTGGGTCGTGTGGAACACCAGCGCACCCGGGCACCTGCGGTTCGACAACTACCCGTTCATCTTCCTGACCCTGATGCTCTCCCTCCAGGCGTCGTACGCGGCCCCGCTGATCCTGCTCGCCCAGAACCGGCAGGACGACCGCGACCGCGTCAATCTCGAACAGGACCGCAAGCAGAACGAGCGGTCCATCGCGGACACCGAGTACCTGACGCGGGAGATCGCGGGGCTGCGCATGGGCCTCGGCGAGGTCGCGACCCGCGACTGGATCCGCTCGGAGTTCCAGGAGCTGGTCAAGGAGCTGGAAGAGCGCCGCGTATTCCCGGAGGAGAGTGAGGAACGCGACCGCTGA
- a CDS encoding magnesium transporter MgtE N-terminal domain-containing protein, protein MAAGAARVFVSHLSGVAVFDPNGDQVGRVRDVVAMLRVGGRPPRVLGLVVEVVSRRRIFVPMTRVTGVESGQVITTGVVNMRRFEQRPTETLILGELLDRRVKLVDGGEEVTVLDVSITQLPARRDWEIDKVFVRRGKGGALRRKGEALTVEWSAVTGFSLEEHGQGAENLLATFERLRPADLANVLHHLSPKRRAEVAAALDDDRLADVLEELPEDDQIEILGKLKEERAADVLEAMDPDDAADLLSELPEEEKERLLTLMQPDDAADVRRLLAYEERTAGGLMTTEPIVLRPDATVADALARVRNPDLSPALAAQVYVCRPPDETPTGKYLGTVHFQRLLRDPPFTLVGSLTDTDLRPLPPGTPLPAVTSYLATYNMVSAPVVDDSGSLLGAVTVDDVLDHLLPDDWRETELHYGAPGMSELPEAADGRR, encoded by the coding sequence GTCGGCGGCCGTCCGCCCCGCGTGCTCGGGCTGGTCGTGGAGGTCGTCAGCCGCCGCCGGATCTTCGTGCCGATGACCCGGGTGACCGGGGTGGAGTCCGGGCAGGTCATCACCACGGGCGTGGTGAACATGCGGCGCTTCGAGCAGCGCCCCACCGAGACGCTGATCCTGGGCGAGCTGCTGGACCGGCGGGTGAAGCTCGTCGACGGGGGCGAGGAGGTGACCGTCCTCGACGTGTCGATCACCCAGCTGCCGGCCCGCCGCGACTGGGAGATCGACAAGGTCTTCGTCCGGCGCGGCAAGGGCGGGGCCCTGCGCCGCAAGGGCGAGGCGCTGACCGTGGAGTGGTCCGCCGTCACCGGCTTCTCGCTGGAGGAGCACGGGCAGGGCGCCGAGAACCTGCTGGCCACCTTCGAGCGGCTGCGCCCCGCCGACCTGGCCAACGTCCTGCACCACCTCTCCCCCAAGCGCCGCGCGGAGGTCGCCGCGGCGCTGGACGACGACCGGCTGGCGGACGTCCTGGAGGAGCTGCCCGAGGACGACCAGATCGAGATCCTCGGCAAGCTGAAGGAGGAGCGCGCCGCCGACGTCCTGGAGGCCATGGACCCCGACGACGCGGCCGACCTGCTCTCCGAGCTGCCCGAGGAGGAGAAGGAGCGGCTGCTGACCCTGATGCAGCCCGACGACGCCGCGGACGTCCGCCGGCTGCTGGCGTACGAGGAGCGCACCGCGGGCGGTCTGATGACCACCGAGCCGATCGTGCTGCGCCCGGACGCCACCGTCGCCGACGCCCTCGCACGCGTACGCAACCCCGACCTCTCCCCCGCGCTCGCCGCGCAGGTCTACGTGTGCCGGCCGCCGGACGAGACGCCGACCGGGAAGTACCTGGGCACCGTGCACTTCCAGCGGCTGCTGCGGGACCCGCCGTTCACGCTCGTCGGATCGCTCACCGACACCGACCTGCGGCCGCTGCCGCCCGGCACCCCGCTGCCGGCCGTGACCAGCTACCTGGCGACGTACAACATGGTCTCCGCCCCCGTGGTGGACGACAGCGGCTCGCTGCTCGGCGCCGTGACCGTCGACGACGTGCTGGACCACCTGCTGCCCGACGACTGGCGCGAGACCGAGCTGCACTACGGCGCCCCGGGCATGAGCGAACTGCCGGAGGCCGCCGATGGGCGCCGCTGA
- a CDS encoding Mrp/NBP35 family ATP-binding protein, whose product MATDTYGTAAPGEDAIRVALATVNDPEIQRPITDLGMVKSVEIAADGSVAVAVYLTVSGCPMRETIISRVTEAVSRVEGVTGVSVELDVMSDEQRRELAASLRGGQAEREVPFAKPGSLTRVYAVASGKGGVGKSSVTVNLAAAMAADGLKVGVVDADIYGHSVPRMLGADGKPTQVENMIMPPSANGVKVISIGMFTPGNAPVVWRGPMLHRALQQFLADVYWGDLDVLLLDLPPGTGDIAISVAQLVPNAEILVVTTPQQAAAEVAERAGSIAVQTHQKIVGVVENMSGLPCPHCDEMVDVFGTGGGQLVADGLTRTTGTNVPVLGSIPIDVRLREGGDEGKPVVLTDPESPAGSALRAIAGKLGGRQRGLSGMSLGITPRNKF is encoded by the coding sequence ATGGCTACCGACACGTACGGCACCGCCGCGCCGGGCGAGGACGCGATCCGCGTCGCGCTCGCGACGGTCAACGACCCCGAGATCCAGCGACCCATCACCGACCTGGGGATGGTCAAATCGGTGGAGATCGCGGCGGACGGTTCGGTCGCGGTGGCCGTCTACCTGACGGTGTCCGGCTGCCCCATGCGGGAGACGATCATCAGCCGGGTGACCGAGGCCGTCTCGCGCGTCGAGGGCGTCACGGGCGTCTCCGTCGAGCTGGACGTGATGAGCGACGAGCAGCGCCGTGAGCTGGCCGCCTCCCTGCGCGGCGGACAGGCCGAGCGCGAGGTGCCCTTCGCCAAGCCCGGCTCCCTGACCCGGGTCTACGCGGTGGCCTCCGGCAAGGGCGGCGTCGGCAAGTCCTCCGTGACGGTCAACCTGGCCGCCGCCATGGCGGCCGACGGGCTGAAGGTCGGCGTCGTCGACGCGGACATCTACGGCCACAGCGTCCCGCGCATGCTGGGCGCGGACGGCAAGCCCACCCAGGTCGAGAACATGATCATGCCGCCGTCGGCGAACGGCGTGAAGGTCATCTCGATCGGCATGTTCACCCCCGGCAACGCGCCCGTGGTCTGGCGCGGCCCCATGCTGCACCGGGCCCTCCAGCAGTTCCTCGCGGACGTCTACTGGGGCGACCTCGACGTGCTGCTCCTCGACCTCCCGCCGGGCACCGGCGACATCGCGATCTCCGTCGCCCAGCTCGTGCCCAACGCCGAGATCCTGGTCGTGACGACGCCCCAGCAGGCCGCCGCCGAGGTCGCCGAGCGCGCGGGCTCGATCGCCGTGCAGACCCACCAGAAGATCGTCGGCGTCGTGGAGAACATGTCCGGGCTGCCCTGCCCGCACTGCGACGAGATGGTCGACGTCTTCGGCACGGGCGGCGGCCAGCTCGTCGCCGACGGCCTCACGCGCACCACGGGGACGAACGTCCCCGTGCTCGGCTCGATCCCGATCGACGTCCGGCTGCGCGAGGGCGGCGACGAGGGCAAGCCCGTCGTCCTGACCGACCCCGAGTCCCCGGCGGGCAGCGCGCTGCGCGCCATCGCCGGCAAGCTGGGCGGCCGTCAGCGCGGCCTGTCCGGCATGTCGCTGGGCATCACCCCGCGCAACAAGTTCTGA